Below is a window of Ammoniphilus sp. CFH 90114 DNA.
ATTACTCTTCTTCGACACCGAAACGACGGGGCTTCATGGCGGTGCGGGGAACGCGATCTTTCTTTTAGGATATGCCCGAGTGCTTCGTGAAGAAGTGAGGGTGAAGCAGTTTTTCCTTCCTGATCCTAACGAGGAAGTCGCTTTTTATCAAGGATTCCTTGACGATGTCAAAGAGTTGAAGAATCTCGTTACTTATAATGGGAAAGCCTTCGATTGGCCTCAAGTGAAGACGAGACATACCTTACTGAGGGATCTTGTCCCTCGCCTTCCCTTGTTCGGACATTATGATTTGCTTCATGGCGCGAGAAGGCTATGGAAGGATGAGCTGGAATCCTGCCGTTTATCAGTGATCGAACAAGAAATTTTACAGGTGAAGCGCCACGAGGACACGCCAGGTTATATGGCTCCCCTTCTCTACTTCGATTTTCTGCGAGATAAGAATCCTGAAACAATTAAGGGAGTGCTTCATCATAACGAATGGGATGTGCTGTCATTAATTACGCTCTATATTCACATTTCTTCCCTTCTATTGGATGAAGGCTCCCTCACTTGTTCCACCCAGGAGATGTATCAAATTGGACGATGGTATGAACAAGTCGGAGACTTTGACCGAGCTTTCTACTTCTATCAACTGGCTCAAGAATGGCTGCCAGCGAAGATAGCCTTAGCTTCCCTTTACAAGCGGGTGAAATCTTGGGATATGGCCATTCGGCTTTGGGAGGAAATCGCAGGTCGCGAATCCCCGTTCTTAGCCGAA
It encodes the following:
- a CDS encoding ribonuclease H-like domain-containing protein codes for the protein MSLKNKLQRMKSHLTQEARRQPVPAPPPSPVLDIPFQSAWGELQAKPFFYEDEYVMVREISYPLKHQHGRYTFEQLLELVERWNQTTGNHPLSAGGTQASELLFFDTETTGLHGGAGNAIFLLGYARVLREEVRVKQFFLPDPNEEVAFYQGFLDDVKELKNLVTYNGKAFDWPQVKTRHTLLRDLVPRLPLFGHYDLLHGARRLWKDELESCRLSVIEQEILQVKRHEDTPGYMAPLLYFDFLRDKNPETIKGVLHHNEWDVLSLITLYIHISSLLLDEGSLTCSTQEMYQIGRWYEQVGDFDRAFYFYQLAQEWLPAKIALASLYKRVKSWDMAIRLWEEIAGRESPFLAEVYTQLAKAYEHHEKDYEKALFYADKAYASWKLLKGKKMKEKADYVKRIERLERKCLMMG